From a region of the Clostridium beijerinckii genome:
- a CDS encoding sigma-70 family RNA polymerase sigma factor produces MDTNLLEEITIFQDNEENFINIFAYFNSKIRYLAYKLRYPEAETDLIIYLYELLKSLNPNKFEKEQDIVAYINRCLKNRSILLYYKDFKDKELMSFTSETEILDVIDINDRSDEYSDIRFNDLISVLKPKQREITFYKFYMQFSDVEIAKMLKISRQAVNKTQRLALRNLKTQLSI; encoded by the coding sequence TGAAGAAAACTTTATAAATATTTTTGCTTATTTTAATTCAAAAATCAGGTATTTAGCCTATAAACTGAGATATCCTGAAGCAGAAACAGATTTAATTATTTACTTATATGAACTTTTAAAATCATTAAATCCAAATAAGTTTGAAAAAGAACAGGATATAGTAGCCTATATTAATAGGTGCCTCAAAAATAGATCTATATTATTGTATTATAAGGACTTTAAAGATAAAGAATTAATGAGCTTTACATCGGAAACAGAAATATTAGATGTAATTGACATTAATGATAGAAGTGATGAATACTCAGATATTAGATTTAATGATTTGATTTCAGTATTGAAGCCTAAACAAAGAGAGATAACATTTTATAAATTTTACATGCAATTTTCAGATGTAGAGATTGCTAAAATGCTGAAAATATCAAGACAAGCTGTAAATAAAACTCAAAGATTAGCTTTAAGAAATCTAAAAACGCAATTATCAATTTAG